One uncultured Draconibacterium sp. genomic window, ATCCATAAACTCTTGTTTGTCGTCTACCCAAACTTCTTCCGGAATCCAAATGCGGTTGCGCCGGCCCTTTTTATCGGTAAAGGTCATTGCATCGGTAAAAACATAATCAAATTTTGCCACTGCTTCGGGCGAAAAAAGTGTTATCCATTCGCGTCCTTCAGCTTGCATTCCTTTAAAAGTAGCACTTCCTTTTACATCTTCCATGTATTGGTACAACGAAGCATCGTCGGTAACCGGGAAGTGTAATCCACAGTTTGGAGCCACGCCGTAATTAATGCCCAGTTTTTGTGAATTAGTAACCAAATCTTCAATGGTTAATCCGCCTTTCAGGTGTACATGGAAATCAACCAATGGGAAACCTGCGTACATAAGTTGTGTAACTTTGGTGTCCCAGTCTTTATCTTCAACCACTTGTTTTTCACCGGCTTCCAAAGCTTTTATTTTCAGGTTACGGTAAAAAGTTGTACTGCCCGGATCGTGCGCTTGCAAAGCAATGGTACCTTCACTTAATTTACAGTTTTCGCCACCCTCCCAGCGCCAGGGATTTTCAGGTTCAATGTATTCATTCACTTTTACATCGTTTACAAAAACCTCAACTACGTTTTCAACCACTTTTATACGCATTTTAAACCACTCATTGTCGTTTGCCAAAGGATAATATACGTTTCTAACATTGTATACACTTCCAGTTTTCCGGCGTTCAGGATATTCTTCCGAGCCACGAAATGAATTGTTTACCTGTATCTCATAACCATTTGAAGGCCACCCCTGGTTTTGGTATTTTGTATGAATAAAAACTCCTGAGTTGGAATGCTCCTGCGCTTTTATTTCGGCTTCAAATTCGAAATTTTTGAAGCTGTCGTTGTAAAATAAGTGGCTTCGTTCTCCCGAGCATTTTATCATGCCATCTTCAACAGAAATACTTTCCGGGTTTTCAGCTGCTACTTTCCATCCCTTTAGAGTTTGTCCGTCAAACATGTTCTGCCACTCGCCTATCGGTGCCTTTTGCTGGCACGAATTCAAAAAGATCAAAGAAAGAAAACTAAGAATAATAAGTTTTTTCATTTTTAAGTTGGTTTAGTATTTTGATAAATTCAAATCTAGCTAAATTCTTTTACTTTCTTCAACATGTAGTTTCTAATTTGACCCGGCCAAAGGAATTAAGCGGGCACTTAAATCCGGATCTTCCATATTCTTATCCAACGGGAACATAGGACGTTTAATGTGTTGGTAGCCCAACCTGTCGAGGTCCTGATCTACACCACCCGGTGTTTGCGCCATTAACCAGTCGGCACGCATATTATACAATTCGGGAACCAGGTAACCAATTTTAACCACTACAATATCTGTTTCCTCCGGATTTAGGTTCAAATCGGTAAAGTCGGCTTTGTAATGATAGGGCTTGCGTTTTTTTGTTACAATAACCCGAACACTCCCCACTTTTACGACCACTTCGGTTTCGGCATTTTTATCGCCCTGTTTAATGGCTTCAATTGTACCGGTAAGTTTTACTGGCGGCGCAAAACGGGCATCAACAGCGGCTCCTGCAAACTCGCTTACTTTTCCACCAATTCCTGCTTCAACCGCTTTAGCAACAAAATCAGGCCCGGGAAGTGAGGCATAAATCAACGATGGTCCCTCTTCCGATTGAAACTCTTTCCGTTTTAATATTTCGGTTAATGTCCACGTTACATCACCAGCGCCACCTGCTGTTGGATTGTCGCCCATGTCGCTAATAATAAAAGGTTTGCCTTCAAAAGCAATTGCCCGGTTTAAACATTCATCTAAATCTGCCACCGGTGCCACAAAATCAAACTCTTCGCGAACCGCCCAAAAACTTTGAGCCAGCTCTTCTGCAGCTTTCGAAACAGCTTCTTTATCGTCGCCATAAGCCATAACAACTGCATGATTTCGTGGTGCATCGGCCCATGCATAACCAACCCAAATTGCAGCATCGATCACACCTTCGCGGGCAGCAGCCGGTGCTACTTTAGCATATAAACTTTTACCCGGTTCAATGCGTGTGCTTGTTTTTTCGCCCGGAAGCAAAATTGGTACAGGTACCCATGCTTTGTATTTGGGTTTGCCTTTGCCACTTTCCAACCGGTCAAGTAAATTTTCCAAAGCCCGTTGTTTCGATTCCAGTGCATCTTCGTGTGGAGCCAAACGATAGCAGGTTATTAAATCACTTCGTTCAGCCAAAAGTTCTGTTACATTTCCGTGCAAATCCATCGATGTGGAAATCATTGTTTCATTTCCAATAACTTCCCGAATACGGCTAATAAAATCTCCTTCCGGATCGTCCAGACCAACGACACTCATTGCTCCGTGAATGTCGAAAAATAAACCATCGTAAGGCATGTCCTTTTTTAAGCGATCGAGGGTTTCTGTCACCAATGCTTCGTAGGCTTCGCGTGTTACAATTCCACCCGGCAGCGCGTGCCCGTGTAAAATTGGAAACCATTGTGCGCGGCTCATTACCGACTCATCTGAATAAAACGGA contains:
- a CDS encoding family 16 glycoside hydrolase, which gives rise to MKKLIILSFLSLIFLNSCQQKAPIGEWQNMFDGQTLKGWKVAAENPESISVEDGMIKCSGERSHLFYNDSFKNFEFEAEIKAQEHSNSGVFIHTKYQNQGWPSNGYEIQVNNSFRGSEEYPERRKTGSVYNVRNVYYPLANDNEWFKMRIKVVENVVEVFVNDVKVNEYIEPENPWRWEGGENCKLSEGTIALQAHDPGSTTFYRNLKIKALEAGEKQVVEDKDWDTKVTQLMYAGFPLVDFHVHLKGGLTIEDLVTNSQKLGINYGVAPNCGLHFPVTDDASLYQYMEDVKGSATFKGMQAEGREWITLFSPEAVAKFDYVFTDAMTFTDKKGRRNRIWIPEEVWVDDKQEFMDDLVEKIEAIFSQEPVDIYVNPTVLPNELMPEYTELWTKERMERVVKVLAENGIALEINARYKTPSAEMIKMAKAAGVKFSFGTNNVTRELGQLEYCFEMMEECELTPADMFEIKAEDKKPVNVKGLPAKITG
- a CDS encoding M81 family metallopeptidase, translating into MTRMLCGLLVFATLFSVSCKQEKKLPRIAIAGLAIESSTFSPAQSGIEAFHANRGEEIFATYPFYSDESVMSRAQWFPILHGHALPGGIVTREAYEALVTETLDRLKKDMPYDGLFFDIHGAMSVVGLDDPEGDFISRIREVIGNETMISTSMDLHGNVTELLAERSDLITCYRLAPHEDALESKQRALENLLDRLESGKGKPKYKAWVPVPILLPGEKTSTRIEPGKSLYAKVAPAAAREGVIDAAIWVGYAWADAPRNHAVVMAYGDDKEAVSKAAEELAQSFWAVREEFDFVAPVADLDECLNRAIAFEGKPFIISDMGDNPTAGGAGDVTWTLTEILKRKEFQSEEGPSLIYASLPGPDFVAKAVEAGIGGKVSEFAGAAVDARFAPPVKLTGTIEAIKQGDKNAETEVVVKVGSVRVIVTKKRKPYHYKADFTDLNLNPEETDIVVVKIGYLVPELYNMRADWLMAQTPGGVDQDLDRLGYQHIKRPMFPLDKNMEDPDLSARLIPLAGSN